A stretch of the Halomonas sp. BDJS001 genome encodes the following:
- the amt gene encoding ammonium transporter, whose translation MPATLDLHSSLLDTLWVLWAAALVFVMQAGFLCLEAGTTRTKNAINVAMKNVADFAIAVSVFWFVGFGIMFGDSYQSLVGSTLFGWQLEASSSWVITVFIFQAMFCATSATIVSGAVAERMPFLAYTWTALWIALLIYPVFGHWAWGGLLGGAEGWLGSLGFIDFAGSTVVHSVGGWVALAAVLCIGSRTGRFTHGKPPTVFPSGNLPLAMLGALFMILGWFGFNGGSTLAVTEQIPGIIANTVLGAVGGILSGMLMGLRTRRYADVMYAINGAIAGLVAVTASAHVISLSAAFGLGAVGGVLMVLTSEWLLSKHIDDAVSAIPSHLVAGVWGTLALPWVADLSLLESGLSRSAQFGVQLVGVVVCGIWSFGSAWLLFRVTRRFLPIRVSPEAEKMGLNLAEHGANNELNQLLEHMRQHERQGDMRQRIEADPFTEVGEIAASYNRVTAALERAVGHTRVMLRNLRDGVITWQADGTLTSLNPGAEQLFEVNAEQLIGQPVSTLLPARSLAPGARHEIKRRNADMQVRYLEIQVSEGASGSVSERSGMVRDITERKQLQEQLNRERDLARTTLASIGDGVITCDASGNVTFINAEAKRLTGWALEEALDKPISLVYQLLEEASKEPLSNPARQVLTQLTPVHSTEHCLLVNRDHTHTPIQHSASPIRSRSGITLGAVVVFQDVSLTRQLTEQLSYQVSHDSLTDLLNRRAFESALTALLNRDEGYHVLCYLDLDQFKIVNDTCGHLAGDELLRQVALKLKDHVRSSDIAARLGGDEFALLLPDCGIERALSIAEALRCDIEQYRFAWQGHTFGIGVSIGLVELNTAQPMQLSQALHASDAACYAAKEAGRNRIHCYQPNDHSLLEKHGELQWVQRLQNGLDNDTFRLYAQPIVAVCADSPGYREILLRLEERAEIIAPGSFLPAAERYHFMVRIDRWVIRNTLAWLGDQNRYATLPPHSLWGINLSGESLSDADFCQDLIAQVAMAGLPHGTLCFEITESTAIAQLSRVGELIVTLKEYGCRFALDDFGTGLSSFSYLKQLPVDYLKIDGHFIRNVDQDPIDRAMVEAIHAVGKALGIATIAEFVEQQTTLDTLRHMGIDYAQGYLLGRPEPLTHMSGHRIKVMPR comes from the coding sequence ATGCCTGCCACGCTAGATTTGCATAGCTCGCTGCTCGACACACTTTGGGTACTGTGGGCCGCTGCTCTGGTATTTGTGATGCAAGCTGGCTTTCTTTGCCTGGAAGCAGGCACTACGCGTACCAAGAACGCCATCAACGTCGCTATGAAAAACGTAGCGGACTTTGCCATTGCCGTCAGTGTTTTCTGGTTCGTCGGTTTTGGCATCATGTTTGGCGACTCTTACCAGAGCTTAGTCGGTTCGACACTGTTTGGCTGGCAGTTGGAAGCGTCCAGCAGTTGGGTGATTACCGTTTTTATTTTCCAAGCCATGTTCTGCGCCACTTCAGCGACCATTGTGTCCGGTGCGGTGGCGGAACGTATGCCTTTTTTAGCCTACACCTGGACGGCCCTCTGGATAGCCTTACTCATCTACCCGGTTTTTGGCCACTGGGCGTGGGGCGGGCTGTTAGGCGGTGCAGAGGGCTGGCTCGGTTCGCTCGGGTTTATCGACTTTGCAGGCTCGACGGTCGTGCATAGCGTGGGTGGCTGGGTGGCGCTGGCTGCCGTACTCTGTATTGGCTCACGCACTGGGCGCTTCACCCACGGCAAACCACCCACCGTTTTTCCCTCTGGCAACCTTCCTCTCGCTATGCTCGGCGCGCTGTTTATGATTTTAGGCTGGTTTGGTTTTAACGGCGGCAGCACCCTGGCGGTTACCGAGCAAATACCCGGCATAATAGCCAATACTGTTTTGGGCGCCGTTGGCGGCATTCTTTCGGGCATGCTAATGGGACTAAGAACGCGACGCTACGCCGACGTGATGTATGCGATTAATGGCGCCATTGCGGGCTTGGTTGCTGTCACTGCCAGCGCTCATGTGATCTCTTTATCGGCGGCATTTGGGCTAGGCGCGGTTGGCGGCGTACTGATGGTGCTGACCAGCGAATGGCTGCTAAGTAAGCATATCGATGATGCGGTCAGCGCCATTCCTTCGCACCTTGTCGCAGGCGTCTGGGGTACGCTCGCTTTGCCCTGGGTGGCCGACCTCTCGCTGCTGGAGAGCGGCTTGTCCCGATCGGCTCAGTTTGGCGTACAGTTGGTCGGCGTTGTGGTGTGTGGTATTTGGAGCTTTGGCAGCGCCTGGCTGCTGTTCCGCGTTACCCGGCGTTTCCTGCCTATACGCGTCTCACCTGAGGCAGAAAAGATGGGCCTCAATCTCGCTGAACATGGCGCCAACAACGAGCTAAACCAACTACTTGAGCATATGCGCCAGCATGAACGTCAGGGCGATATGCGCCAGCGGATCGAGGCCGATCCGTTTACCGAAGTGGGCGAAATAGCCGCAAGCTATAATCGTGTCACCGCCGCCCTGGAGCGCGCCGTGGGGCATACCCGCGTGATGCTGCGCAACCTTCGCGATGGGGTCATCACCTGGCAGGCAGACGGCACTTTAACAAGCCTGAATCCTGGCGCGGAGCAGCTCTTTGAAGTCAACGCCGAACAGCTTATTGGTCAACCTGTCTCAACGCTACTACCCGCCCGCTCCTTAGCGCCTGGCGCACGTCATGAAATTAAGCGACGCAATGCAGATATGCAGGTGCGCTACCTGGAAATACAAGTCAGCGAAGGGGCTAGCGGCTCTGTGTCAGAACGCTCTGGAATGGTACGAGACATCACCGAACGCAAACAGCTCCAAGAGCAGTTAAACCGCGAACGCGACCTTGCCCGCACTACCCTGGCATCCATCGGTGATGGTGTTATTACCTGTGACGCCAGTGGCAACGTCACCTTTATCAATGCGGAAGCCAAACGCCTAACCGGGTGGGCACTTGAGGAGGCCCTGGATAAACCCATTTCCCTGGTGTATCAACTACTCGAGGAAGCTAGCAAAGAGCCGCTAAGCAACCCAGCCCGACAAGTGCTCACTCAGCTAACCCCAGTGCACTCCACCGAACACTGCCTGCTGGTGAACCGTGATCACACCCATACCCCCATCCAGCACAGCGCTTCGCCAATACGTTCGCGTAGCGGCATTACCTTAGGCGCAGTGGTTGTTTTTCAGGATGTGAGCCTAACCCGCCAACTCACCGAACAGCTCAGCTATCAGGTCAGCCACGACAGCCTAACCGATCTGCTCAATCGCCGCGCCTTCGAATCAGCACTGACTGCGCTACTCAATCGCGACGAGGGTTACCATGTGCTGTGCTACCTGGATCTCGATCAGTTCAAAATCGTCAATGATACCTGCGGTCATCTAGCGGGAGATGAGCTGCTGCGCCAAGTGGCGTTAAAGCTCAAAGACCATGTGCGCAGTAGCGATATTGCCGCCCGCCTGGGTGGCGATGAATTCGCCTTGTTGCTACCCGATTGCGGTATAGAGCGAGCATTGTCCATTGCGGAAGCGCTACGTTGTGATATCGAACAGTACCGTTTTGCCTGGCAGGGGCACACCTTTGGTATCGGCGTGAGCATTGGCCTGGTTGAACTGAACACTGCTCAGCCAATGCAGTTGAGCCAGGCACTCCACGCCTCTGACGCGGCCTGCTACGCCGCCAAAGAGGCTGGCCGCAATCGCATCCACTGTTACCAGCCTAACGACCACTCATTACTGGAGAAACATGGTGAACTTCAGTGGGTACAACGCCTGCAAAATGGCTTGGATAACGACACTTTCCGCCTTTACGCTCAACCTATTGTAGCCGTTTGTGCCGATAGCCCTGGCTACCGGGAAATTCTGCTCCGACTTGAGGAGCGGGCAGAGATCATCGCGCCTGGCAGTTTCCTGCCCGCCGCAGAGCGCTATCACTTCATGGTACGCATAGACCGCTGGGTTATTCGTAACACGCTAGCCTGGCTGGGGGATCAAAACCGCTACGCGACTCTACCGCCACACAGCTTGTGGGGAATCAACCTATCTGGAGAGTCGCTATCTGATGCTGACTTCTGCCAGGATCTTATTGCTCAAGTCGCCATGGCAGGCCTACCCCACGGCACGCTCTGTTTTGAAATTACTGAAAGCACCGCCATTGCCCAACTTTCTAGAGTTGGCGAATTAATTGTCACCCTCAAAGAGTACGGCTGCCGCTTTGCACTGGATGACTTTGGCACCGGACTCTCCTCTTTTAGCTACTTGAAGCAGTTACCGGTCGATTATTTAAAAATTGACGGCCACTTTATCCGCAATGTGGATCAGGATCCGATTGACCGAGCGATGGTCGAGGCCATTCATGCTGTCGGCAAGGCGCTTGGCATTGCCACCATTGCTGAATTCGTGGAACAGCAGACCACGCTGGATACGTTGCGGCACATGGGCATTGACTACGCACAAGGTTATTTACTTGGCAGGCCTGAACCGCTCACTCATATGTCAGGCCATCGCATTAAGGTGATGCCACGCTAG
- the uvrB gene encoding excinuclease ABC subunit UvrB yields the protein MSKAFRLQSKFQPAGDQPAAIKGLISGLESGLAHQTLLGVTGSGKTFTMANVVEQQQRPTIVMAPNKTLAAQLYGEFKAFFPDNAVEYFVSYYDYYQPEAYVPSSDTFIEKDASINDHIEQMRLSATKALLERRDALIVVSVSAIYGLGDPDQYLKMRLHFTRGELIDQRAFLRRLAELQYTRNDMDFRRGTYRVRGDVIDIFPADSDEEAVRVELFDSEIDTIRLFDPLTGAVHGEVPRMTIYPKSHYVTPRETILGAIDAIKEELKERLEWMRKHERLVEAQRLEQRTLYDIEMMLELGYCNGIENYSRYLSGRAPGEPPPTFFDYLPDDALLFIDESHVSVPQVGGMYKGDRSRKETLVEYGFRLPSALDNRPMKFEEWEAISPQTIFVSATPGRYEDEHASQTVEQVVRPTGLLDPEIEVRPASTQVDDLLSEIGLRTAVGERVLVTTLTKRMAEDLTEYFDEHGIRVRYLHSDIDTVERVEIIRDLRLGKFDVLVGINLLREGLDIPEVSLVAILDADKEGFLRAERSLIQTIGRAARNAHGKAILYGDRITDSMRRAIDETERRRAKQTAHNEKHGITPTTVTRSVADILEAAQAPGKKSSRRRDNERKVAESAAEYDVTTMSKQDLLGAISKLEDAMFEAAQNLEFEEAARLRDQLHQMKEKQLALG from the coding sequence ATGAGCAAAGCCTTTCGATTGCAGTCAAAATTTCAGCCAGCTGGCGACCAGCCGGCCGCCATCAAGGGGCTGATCAGTGGCCTGGAATCAGGGCTTGCCCATCAAACCCTGCTGGGGGTCACTGGGTCGGGCAAAACCTTCACTATGGCCAACGTGGTGGAGCAGCAGCAGCGTCCCACCATTGTGATGGCGCCAAACAAAACATTAGCGGCCCAGCTGTACGGCGAATTCAAAGCGTTTTTCCCGGATAACGCCGTAGAGTACTTCGTTTCCTACTACGACTACTATCAACCAGAAGCCTATGTACCTTCTTCAGATACCTTTATCGAGAAGGATGCCTCAATAAACGACCATATTGAGCAGATGCGCCTCTCCGCCACCAAGGCACTGCTGGAGCGCCGCGACGCGTTGATCGTGGTATCGGTGTCGGCGATTTATGGCTTGGGTGATCCTGACCAGTACCTGAAAATGCGTTTGCACTTTACCCGCGGCGAGCTCATTGATCAGCGCGCTTTCCTGCGCCGCTTGGCCGAACTTCAGTACACCCGCAATGATATGGATTTTCGTCGCGGCACCTACCGGGTGCGTGGTGATGTGATCGATATCTTCCCCGCCGACTCTGACGAGGAGGCGGTGCGGGTGGAGCTGTTCGACAGCGAAATCGACACCATTCGCCTGTTTGATCCGCTCACTGGTGCCGTTCACGGTGAAGTGCCGCGGATGACCATCTACCCCAAATCTCACTACGTGACCCCGCGGGAAACGATTTTGGGCGCCATTGATGCGATTAAAGAGGAGCTGAAAGAGCGTCTGGAGTGGATGCGCAAGCATGAACGATTGGTGGAGGCACAGCGCCTTGAGCAGCGCACCCTTTACGATATTGAGATGATGCTGGAGTTGGGTTACTGCAACGGTATCGAAAACTACTCCCGCTACCTCTCTGGGCGGGCCCCCGGAGAGCCGCCGCCGACGTTCTTCGACTATCTGCCCGATGACGCGTTGCTGTTTATCGACGAGTCTCACGTCAGCGTGCCCCAGGTAGGCGGCATGTATAAAGGCGATCGCTCGCGTAAAGAGACCCTGGTCGAGTATGGCTTCCGGCTGCCCTCTGCGCTGGATAACCGGCCCATGAAGTTTGAAGAGTGGGAGGCCATTTCTCCGCAAACCATCTTTGTCTCCGCCACCCCCGGTCGCTACGAAGACGAACATGCCAGCCAGACCGTTGAGCAGGTGGTACGTCCCACCGGGCTATTGGATCCCGAAATTGAAGTGCGGCCAGCCAGCACCCAGGTTGATGATCTGCTTTCGGAAATTGGTTTGCGCACCGCCGTTGGCGAGCGGGTGCTGGTAACCACGCTAACCAAACGTATGGCGGAAGACCTGACCGAATATTTTGATGAGCACGGCATTCGGGTTCGCTACTTACACTCGGATATCGACACCGTCGAGCGGGTGGAGATTATTCGTGATCTGCGGCTGGGCAAGTTTGATGTGTTGGTAGGTATCAACCTGCTGCGCGAAGGCCTGGATATTCCCGAGGTGTCGCTGGTGGCGATTCTGGATGCGGACAAAGAGGGCTTTCTGCGTGCGGAGCGCTCGCTGATCCAGACCATTGGCCGCGCGGCCCGTAACGCCCATGGTAAGGCGATTCTCTACGGTGATCGGATTACTGACTCGATGCGCAGGGCGATTGATGAGACCGAGCGACGCCGCGCCAAGCAGACCGCTCATAACGAGAAGCATGGCATTACGCCAACCACCGTGACACGCTCGGTGGCCGATATACTTGAAGCCGCCCAGGCACCAGGTAAGAAGAGCAGTCGTCGACGTGACAACGAGCGTAAAGTGGCGGAGAGCGCTGCCGAGTACGATGTCACCACCATGAGCAAGCAAGATCTGCTGGGGGCCATTAGCAAACTCGAAGACGCCATGTTTGAAGCAGCGCAAAACCTGGAGTTTGAAGAGGCGGCGCGGCTTCGCGATCAGCTCCATCAAATGAAAGAAAAACAGCTGGCGCTGGGCTAG
- a CDS encoding OsmC family protein: protein MHPPITVISERNHLFRQRVEVDGLESLYGDVPPIVGGEGSAPDPHDYFDIALGTCKAITVQMYAKRKEWPLEGITVTVQRDDSQEKKGIYKLDVVLTLHGIDDPEQRARLEDISHRCPIQRLMTQSTVEIATRLS from the coding sequence ATGCACCCTCCCATTACCGTGATTAGTGAGCGCAACCATCTCTTTCGGCAGCGTGTCGAAGTCGATGGCCTGGAGTCTCTCTATGGCGACGTGCCTCCTATCGTTGGTGGCGAGGGCAGTGCCCCTGATCCTCACGACTATTTTGATATTGCCTTGGGCACCTGCAAAGCGATCACCGTACAGATGTATGCCAAGCGCAAAGAGTGGCCGCTAGAGGGGATTACCGTCACTGTACAGCGCGATGATAGCCAGGAAAAAAAGGGTATCTACAAGCTGGACGTGGTATTGACGCTGCACGGTATCGATGACCCCGAGCAGCGCGCCAGGCTGGAAGATATCAGTCATCGTTGCCCCATTCAGCGATTGATGACTCAGTCAACGGTCGAGATCGCTACTCGGCTTAGCTAG
- a CDS encoding TatD family hydrolase gives MLVDAHCHLDFTQFDQDRAEVFESAKAVGVAHFVVPGTTRARWQQVLALGERADTSVCLGLHPYFVDEHQASDINALDSLLGEHPEVVAVGECGIDGRFTDTLEAQWHYFDAQLRLAKQHALPVVIHCVHANDKVAKRLRQLALPEAGLIHAFSGSLEQANKFLDQGFKLGLGGAVTYERAKRLRRTVEALPDDAFVLETDSPDMPLSGYQGMRNEPRRVAEVCSAVAKLRGQTVEQVAAQSSDTAATLFGFSCT, from the coding sequence ATGCTGGTTGATGCCCACTGTCATCTCGATTTTACCCAGTTTGATCAGGATCGAGCAGAGGTGTTTGAGAGTGCCAAGGCAGTGGGTGTGGCGCACTTTGTGGTGCCGGGCACTACCCGTGCCCGCTGGCAGCAGGTGCTGGCGCTGGGCGAGCGGGCGGATACTTCGGTATGCCTGGGTTTACACCCTTATTTTGTCGATGAGCATCAAGCCTCGGATATTAACGCGCTTGATTCTCTGCTCGGTGAGCACCCTGAGGTTGTCGCCGTGGGTGAGTGCGGTATTGATGGTCGTTTTACCGACACCCTTGAAGCGCAGTGGCACTACTTTGATGCCCAGCTAAGATTGGCCAAACAGCATGCACTCCCAGTGGTGATTCACTGCGTCCACGCCAATGACAAGGTCGCTAAGCGCCTTCGCCAGCTTGCGCTTCCCGAAGCGGGGTTGATTCACGCCTTCTCAGGCTCCCTTGAGCAAGCGAACAAGTTTCTCGACCAGGGGTTCAAACTGGGGTTGGGCGGCGCTGTCACCTACGAGCGCGCCAAGCGGTTACGGCGAACCGTTGAGGCGCTGCCTGACGATGCCTTTGTGTTGGAAACCGACAGCCCTGATATGCCGCTTAGCGGCTACCAGGGAATGCGGAACGAGCCGCGGCGAGTAGCCGAGGTATGCAGTGCTGTGGCTAAACTGCGCGGACAAACAGTGGAGCAGGTTGCGGCACAGAGCAGTGATACCGCCGCGACGCTATTTGGCTTCTCCTGTACTTAA
- a CDS encoding putative motility protein, with protein sequence MDVGISSSVSASLYMNQAQTPEQAQMQVFKEALDTQAQQVTEIMASADTGAEPDLAKEGNVGTQVNTYA encoded by the coding sequence ATGGATGTAGGCATCAGCAGTTCAGTTAGCGCGTCGCTTTATATGAACCAAGCGCAAACTCCTGAGCAGGCACAAATGCAGGTGTTTAAAGAAGCGCTAGATACTCAGGCGCAGCAAGTGACCGAAATCATGGCTTCAGCGGACACAGGCGCTGAACCGGATTTGGCCAAAGAGGGTAATGTGGGTACGCAGGTTAATACCTACGCCTAG
- a CDS encoding YgfZ/GcvT domain-containing protein — protein sequence MATVTASTPALGSVRLNHLAALDVKGADAEKFLQGQTSAQVSLADGHFAPLTCFCTPKGRMLANAQLMRLGEEHFRLLLSSTLLDSLANHLKKFAAFYKVELVSLPDLTVIGTSEGASSLANQLGLTLPDKVGTHTHNAEACVLRYPGETPRWLLCFEDDANIDIAPAQNDQADRNAWQLEDIRSGLAWLSDAQQDHFLPQMLNWEALGGISFKKGCYTGQEVVARAHFRGQVKKRLMRLSVESASLPEVGASVVNGDDKAVGEVVVSALNQQGGVETLAVMSTKVAEETMQLYLAGAPATLLPLPYTIERVDPEQLAVSLNG from the coding sequence ATGGCGACCGTTACCGCTAGCACCCCGGCCCTTGGCAGCGTCCGCCTTAACCACTTGGCCGCGCTGGATGTGAAGGGTGCGGATGCAGAGAAGTTCCTTCAGGGCCAGACCAGCGCTCAGGTAAGCTTGGCCGATGGGCACTTTGCCCCGCTCACCTGCTTTTGTACACCGAAGGGCCGCATGCTGGCCAACGCTCAGTTGATGCGCTTGGGCGAAGAGCATTTCCGGCTGCTGCTAAGCAGCACCCTATTGGATAGCTTAGCCAACCATCTGAAGAAATTCGCCGCTTTTTACAAGGTTGAACTGGTTTCACTGCCCGATCTTACCGTGATTGGCACAAGCGAAGGCGCCTCATCGCTTGCGAACCAGTTGGGTCTGACGCTACCTGACAAGGTGGGCACCCACACCCACAACGCGGAAGCCTGCGTACTTCGCTACCCTGGTGAGACACCGCGTTGGCTATTATGTTTCGAGGATGACGCCAATATTGATATAGCGCCGGCCCAGAATGATCAGGCAGACCGCAATGCCTGGCAGCTTGAAGATATCCGTAGCGGCCTGGCGTGGTTATCCGATGCCCAGCAGGATCATTTCCTGCCCCAGATGCTTAACTGGGAGGCGCTGGGTGGCATTAGCTTTAAAAAGGGCTGCTATACCGGCCAGGAGGTCGTCGCCCGGGCGCATTTCCGTGGTCAGGTGAAAAAGCGTTTGATGCGCCTCAGTGTAGAATCTGCATCGCTGCCAGAAGTGGGTGCCAGCGTGGTTAATGGCGACGATAAAGCGGTCGGCGAAGTGGTAGTCAGTGCGCTTAACCAACAAGGCGGCGTTGAAACGCTGGCGGTCATGAGCACCAAAGTCGCCGAAGAAACGATGCAGCTCTATTTAGCTGGGGCGCCAGCCACCCTTCTGCCACTGCCCTATACAATCGAGCGCGTTGACCCGGAACAGCTGGCGGTTAGCCTTAACGGCTAA
- a CDS encoding NAD(P)/FAD-dependent oxidoreductase, giving the protein MARQTVVLGAGMVGVSIAWHLRQRGHEVTLVDRLQPGRETSFGNAGIIQREAVRPYLFPRDVKTLLSVLPNRRVDIRYRPAGMVNAASPLLRYWMNSAPKAYQKIVPEYASLIQLSLKTHGPMIDAAGADHLVRRQGWLELYRTPEKLAARVKEAEEARRLYGVEFAQLDRAALEEKEPSLSDTIIGAIHWLDPWTVADPGGLVAAYAQAFSKDGGRILQSDIKSVQQVGDRWQVNTAAEALEVDNVVVALGPWAGSWLKELGYHFPTFVKRGYHMHYAPQAPAKLNFWVMDAEVGYLLAPMNAGIRLTTGAELDRLDAPADVNQLGAAEKVARGVFPLGERRDAAPWKGARPCLPDMKPVIGPAPRHPGLWLAFGHGHQGFTLGPATGYLLAEMMEGQPTTIDMAPFRADRF; this is encoded by the coding sequence ATGGCGCGTCAAACCGTAGTTTTGGGAGCAGGCATGGTGGGTGTCAGCATTGCCTGGCATCTGCGCCAGCGGGGACATGAGGTCACCCTGGTGGATCGCCTTCAGCCTGGCCGTGAAACCTCGTTTGGCAATGCGGGTATTATTCAACGTGAAGCGGTTAGGCCTTACCTCTTTCCCCGCGACGTGAAGACGCTACTCAGCGTTTTACCTAACCGCCGGGTGGATATTCGCTATCGTCCGGCGGGCATGGTCAACGCCGCCTCACCGCTATTGCGCTACTGGATGAACTCAGCGCCAAAGGCTTACCAAAAAATTGTGCCGGAATACGCTTCGCTTATTCAGCTTTCGCTGAAAACTCACGGCCCGATGATTGATGCCGCGGGCGCGGATCATTTGGTGCGCCGCCAGGGTTGGCTTGAGCTTTACCGCACTCCGGAAAAACTGGCCGCGCGGGTTAAAGAAGCCGAAGAGGCGCGGCGCCTTTATGGCGTAGAGTTTGCGCAACTGGATAGGGCTGCGCTTGAGGAGAAAGAGCCTTCGTTAAGTGACACCATTATCGGTGCGATTCACTGGCTTGACCCCTGGACGGTTGCTGACCCAGGTGGGTTGGTCGCGGCTTATGCCCAAGCGTTTAGTAAAGACGGCGGGCGTATTTTGCAGTCGGATATCAAGTCGGTTCAACAAGTGGGTGACCGCTGGCAGGTCAATACCGCTGCTGAAGCGTTAGAAGTAGATAACGTCGTCGTGGCGCTAGGGCCCTGGGCGGGAAGCTGGCTTAAAGAATTAGGCTATCACTTTCCTACTTTTGTAAAACGTGGCTACCACATGCACTACGCACCTCAAGCGCCCGCTAAGCTAAATTTCTGGGTCATGGATGCAGAGGTTGGCTATTTATTAGCGCCGATGAACGCAGGTATTCGTCTGACCACCGGCGCGGAGTTGGATCGCCTGGATGCACCCGCTGATGTCAATCAATTAGGCGCTGCCGAGAAGGTCGCGCGTGGCGTGTTCCCGCTTGGCGAACGCCGCGATGCAGCGCCTTGGAAAGGTGCAAGACCCTGTTTGCCGGATATGAAGCCGGTGATTGGGCCTGCGCCCAGGCATCCCGGGCTATGGCTTGCCTTTGGTCATGGTCATCAGGGCTTTACCTTAGGGCCGGCAACCGGTTATCTGCTGGCGGAAATGATGGAGGGGCAGCCTACCACCATCGATATGGCGCCATTTCGTGCGGACAGGTTCTAG
- a CDS encoding peptide chain release factor 3 — protein sequence MKETQLAHEAGLRRTFAIISHPDAGKTTITEKMLLFGNAIQLAGSVKSKRNDRHATSDWMKMEQERGISVTTSVMQFPYGGRIVNLLDTPGHEDFSEDTYRTLTAVDSALMVIDGAKGVEDRTIKLMEVCRLRTTPILTFINKMDRDIRDPIEVMDEVETVLNIQCAPMTWPIGMGRHFKGVYHLYNDVIHLYTQGQGSRIPEDKRIEGLHSPEVDAVLGEEQAEELRMEVELVRGASHEFDLDAYRRGELSPVYFGTAMGNFGVREMLDGFVEYAPPPQAHETDTRVVTSDDERFTGFVFKIQANMDPNHRDRIAFLRVCSGKYEKNMKMRHVRIGKDVKIADALTFMASDRSQVEEAWPGDIIGLHNHGTIQIGDTFTVGEDMRFTGIPHFAPELFKRVRLKDPLKMKALQKGLQQLSEEGATQVFMPMDNNDLILGAVGTLQFDVVAHRLKEEYKVDCLYEGVNVQTARWVYCEDAKKLEEFKRKASANLAIDGGGYLTYIAPTRVNLQMTQERWPDIRFQPTREH from the coding sequence ATGAAAGAGACACAGCTAGCCCATGAAGCTGGGCTTAGGCGCACCTTTGCGATTATTTCGCACCCCGACGCCGGTAAAACGACCATTACTGAAAAGATGCTGCTATTTGGGAATGCTATCCAGTTAGCCGGCTCGGTGAAGAGCAAACGTAACGATCGCCACGCAACGTCAGACTGGATGAAGATGGAGCAGGAGCGAGGGATTTCGGTGACGACCTCGGTGATGCAGTTTCCCTATGGTGGACGCATTGTCAACCTGCTGGATACCCCCGGCCACGAAGACTTCTCTGAAGATACCTACCGCACGCTCACGGCGGTCGATTCTGCCTTGATGGTGATCGACGGCGCCAAAGGTGTTGAGGATCGCACCATTAAATTGATGGAAGTGTGTCGTCTGCGCACCACGCCGATTCTCACCTTTATCAACAAAATGGATCGCGATATCCGCGACCCCATTGAGGTGATGGATGAAGTCGAGACCGTCTTAAACATTCAATGTGCGCCGATGACCTGGCCGATCGGTATGGGTCGCCACTTCAAAGGTGTTTACCACCTCTATAACGACGTGATTCATCTGTATACCCAGGGGCAGGGGAGCCGTATTCCTGAGGACAAGCGCATAGAGGGCTTACACAGTCCCGAAGTGGATGCTGTGCTTGGAGAAGAGCAGGCCGAAGAGCTGCGCATGGAAGTCGAGCTGGTGCGCGGTGCCTCCCATGAGTTTGATCTGGATGCTTACCGGAGGGGGGAGCTTTCACCGGTCTATTTCGGTACCGCCATGGGTAACTTTGGTGTGCGTGAAATGCTTGACGGTTTTGTCGAGTACGCGCCGCCGCCTCAGGCCCACGAAACCGATACGCGGGTAGTCACATCTGATGATGAGCGCTTCACCGGCTTCGTGTTTAAAATCCAGGCCAATATGGATCCCAATCACCGTGACCGCATCGCTTTTTTGCGGGTCTGCTCGGGTAAGTACGAAAAGAACATGAAGATGCGCCATGTGCGTATTGGTAAGGACGTTAAAATTGCCGACGCCTTGACCTTTATGGCCTCTGACCGCTCCCAGGTGGAAGAGGCCTGGCCTGGCGATATTATTGGTCTGCACAATCACGGCACGATTCAGATCGGCGATACCTTTACCGTGGGCGAAGATATGCGCTTTACCGGCATACCGCACTTTGCGCCTGAACTCTTTAAGCGCGTGCGGCTGAAAGACCCGCTGAAGATGAAGGCGCTACAAAAAGGCTTGCAGCAGCTTTCCGAAGAGGGCGCTACCCAGGTCTTTATGCCGATGGATAACAACGACCTGATTCTTGGCGCCGTAGGTACCCTGCAGTTCGATGTGGTCGCCCACCGCTTGAAAGAGGAGTACAAGGTCGACTGCTTGTACGAAGGGGTTAATGTACAGACCGCGCGCTGGGTCTACTGTGAAGATGCCAAAAAATTGGAAGAGTTTAAGCGTAAAGCCAGCGCCAACCTGGCGATCGATGGCGGTGGTTACCTCACCTATATCGCGCCTACCCGGGTTAACCTGCAGATGACCCAGGAGCGCTGGCCGGATATTCGCTTCCAGCCGACCCGCGAGCACTAA